One Algibacter sp. L3A6 genomic region harbors:
- a CDS encoding dicarboxylate/amino acid:cation symporter, with product MKKLAMHWKIIIGMILGIIFGFIMNSIDGGRGFVGNWVAPFGKIFINLLKLIAVPLILASLIKGITDLKDISKIKNMGLRTLGIYMGTTVIAIAIGLALVNTVKPGVGMPEETIEKIKLRYANDTGIADKISEASARTNAGPLQALVDIFPSNIFQSFVEASMLQIIFFALFFGICLLLIGEEKAKPLTGFFNSLNDVVMKMVDLIMLSAPYAVFALMANVIIAFDDTEILLKLLLYALCVFIGLVLMIGVYLILVAVYTKKSPMWFLKQISPAQLLAFSTSSSAATLPVTMERVEEHLGVDGEVAGFVLPVGATVNMDGTSLYQGIAAVFIMQVVWPEGLTFTNQLVIIGTALLASIGSAAVPSAGIVMLVIVLESIGFPAELLPIGLALIFAVDRPLDMCRTVVNVTGDATVAMIVAKSLGKLHDPKPQEWDDNYADVK from the coding sequence ATGAAAAAACTTGCAATGCACTGGAAGATTATTATAGGAATGATTCTCGGAATCATTTTTGGTTTTATAATGAATAGTATAGACGGAGGCCGAGGCTTTGTTGGAAATTGGGTTGCTCCTTTTGGAAAAATATTCATTAATCTTCTAAAACTTATTGCAGTACCTTTAATATTGGCGTCTTTGATAAAAGGAATTACCGATTTAAAAGATATCTCTAAAATAAAAAACATGGGTTTACGTACCCTTGGAATATATATGGGGACTACCGTAATTGCTATTGCTATAGGTTTGGCTTTAGTAAATACAGTAAAGCCAGGAGTTGGAATGCCAGAAGAAACTATTGAGAAAATTAAATTACGTTACGCTAATGATACCGGTATAGCCGATAAAATTAGCGAAGCATCGGCGAGAACAAATGCTGGGCCGTTACAAGCTTTGGTAGATATTTTTCCAAGTAATATTTTTCAATCTTTTGTAGAAGCTTCCATGTTGCAAATTATATTTTTTGCACTTTTTTTTGGTATCTGTTTGTTATTAATTGGAGAAGAAAAAGCAAAACCATTAACAGGTTTTTTTAATTCTTTAAATGATGTGGTCATGAAAATGGTCGACTTAATTATGCTTTCTGCACCTTATGCTGTGTTTGCATTAATGGCAAATGTAATTATAGCTTTCGATGATACTGAGATACTCTTAAAATTACTATTATACGCTTTATGTGTATTTATAGGTCTTGTTTTAATGATAGGTGTTTATTTAATTTTGGTTGCTGTGTATACTAAAAAATCGCCAATGTGGTTTTTAAAGCAAATTAGCCCAGCACAATTATTAGCATTTTCAACAAGTAGTAGTGCGGCAACATTACCTGTAACTATGGAACGTGTAGAAGAACATTTGGGAGTAGATGGTGAAGTTGCCGGATTTGTACTACCTGTTGGAGCTACAGTAAATATGGATGGTACCAGTTTATACCAAGGTATTGCAGCGGTATTTATTATGCAAGTAGTTTGGCCAGAAGGTTTAACATTTACCAATCAATTAGTTATTATCGGTACGGCGTTGTTAGCCTCTATTGGTAGTGCAGCTGTACCAAGTGCAGGTATTGTAATGCTTGTAATTGTGCTAGAATCTATTGGGTTTCCTGCCGAATTACTACCAATTGGTTTAGCCTTAATTTTTGCAGTAGATAGACCTTTAGATATGTGTAGAACCGTTGTAAACGTAACAGGTGATGCTACTGTGGCTATGATTGTGGCGAAATCTTTAGGTAAACTTCACGATCCAAAACCTCAAGAATGGGATGATAATTATGCGGATGTAAAATAA
- a CDS encoding DUF1287 domain-containing protein, whose translation MRKVFILILLLFNLNFCFSQTESTNFQLSDCALELTQQNVVYDPSYFSIDYPNGDVPSDKGVCTDVVIRAYRKMGIDLQKNVHEDMKANFSAYPKIWGLKRTDKNIDHRRVPNLMTYFKRQGAEKAITEQVKDYLPGDVVCWNLGGAITHIGIVVDKKSTDGKRNLIVHNIGSGQVLEDCLFDFKIIGHYRYM comes from the coding sequence ATGAGAAAAGTATTTATTTTAATATTATTATTATTTAACCTCAATTTTTGTTTTTCGCAAACAGAAAGTACTAATTTTCAATTATCAGATTGTGCTCTTGAGTTAACACAACAAAACGTGGTTTACGATCCTAGCTATTTTTCAATAGATTATCCAAATGGCGATGTGCCAAGCGATAAAGGAGTTTGTACAGATGTTGTTATTCGTGCGTATAGAAAAATGGGAATAGACTTGCAGAAAAATGTGCATGAGGATATGAAAGCTAATTTTAGTGCTTATCCTAAAATTTGGGGACTTAAAAGAACTGATAAAAATATTGATCACCGAAGAGTTCCTAATTTAATGACATATTTTAAAAGGCAAGGCGCCGAAAAAGCAATCACCGAGCAGGTTAAAGATTATTTACCTGGAGATGTAGTGTGTTGGAATTTGGGAGGTGCAATAACACATATAGGTATAGTTGTCGATAAAAAATCTACAGACGGAAAACGTAATTTAATTGTTCATAATATTGGTAGCGGACAAGTTTTAGAAGACTGTCTTTTTGATTTTAAAATTATTGGACATTACAGATATATGTAG
- a CDS encoding sulfurtransferase has product MSTSISLPTPIVSVKWLQEHLNNENLIILDGTINKVFNASQKQIPGTRLFDIKKKFSDVSNPFPSAFPSEEQFQREARNLGVNNNSAIVVYDDKGIYSSARVWWLFKAFGYNNVAVLNGGFPEWLNAGYATESMTNYEGAIGGFFANLQPKFMQFFDDVKVASANKTHTIIDARSAGRFNCEVPEPREGLRMGTIPNSVNLPFTDLLTDGVLKPQVELEKAFYMLADKNDDIIFSCGSGLTACVLALAADISGYNNLSVYDGSWTEWGSLVAN; this is encoded by the coding sequence ATGAGCACTTCTATTAGTTTACCAACACCAATTGTTTCTGTAAAATGGCTTCAAGAGCATTTAAACAATGAAAATCTTATTATTTTAGATGGTACCATAAATAAAGTTTTTAATGCTTCTCAAAAACAAATACCAGGAACAAGACTTTTCGATATTAAAAAGAAATTTAGCGATGTTTCGAATCCGTTTCCTAGTGCTTTTCCTTCGGAAGAACAGTTTCAAAGAGAAGCTCGGAATTTAGGTGTAAATAACAATAGTGCCATTGTAGTTTATGATGATAAGGGAATTTACTCGAGCGCACGTGTTTGGTGGTTATTTAAGGCGTTTGGTTATAATAACGTTGCAGTTTTAAATGGAGGTTTTCCTGAGTGGTTAAATGCTGGTTATGCCACAGAATCTATGACGAATTATGAAGGTGCAATAGGCGGTTTTTTCGCGAACCTTCAACCTAAATTCATGCAATTTTTTGATGATGTAAAAGTAGCTTCAGCAAATAAAACACATACAATTATAGATGCACGTTCTGCCGGACGATTTAACTGTGAAGTACCAGAACCTCGCGAAGGTTTGCGTATGGGGACCATTCCTAATTCTGTTAATTTACCTTTTACCGATTTATTAACGGACGGTGTTTTAAAACCTCAAGTAGAGCTAGAAAAAGCTTTTTATATGTTAGCCGATAAAAATGATGATATTATATTTTCGTGCGGATCTGGTTTAACAGCATGTGTTTTGGCTTTAGCGGCCGATATTTCTGGATATAACAATCTATCGGTTTACGATGGTTCTTGGACAGAGTGGGGGAGTTTAGTAGCTAATTAA
- a CDS encoding CPBP family intramembrane glutamic endopeptidase produces MNKKLKLGILVFIVGFIGILSTLTMDIVLPEEIQQKVSELFTPLQFKLLSLINPTGLLLITVVLGVLLYDKVNLKLPLFEKLTYGKKEIELSGILKYGIIGGVIAGILITLVSVMFLPMLPSDFIALGDKFKPTLVMRFFYGGLTEEILIRFGVMTLIIWLIFKLFGKLNSVVYWLGILVSAIIFGLGHLPVVFTFVDAPNAELIVYIIFGNAIGGIVFGWLYWKKGLEAAMVAHIFAHIIMLAGENMFNI; encoded by the coding sequence ATGAACAAGAAGCTTAAATTAGGGATCTTAGTTTTTATCGTTGGGTTTATTGGTATTTTATCTACATTAACTATGGATATTGTTTTGCCAGAGGAAATTCAACAAAAGGTATCCGAGCTCTTTACGCCACTACAATTTAAACTGCTTAGTTTAATAAACCCTACAGGCTTACTCCTTATTACAGTTGTTTTAGGAGTACTGCTCTATGATAAAGTTAACCTTAAGTTACCACTATTCGAAAAGCTTACTTATGGCAAAAAGGAGATAGAATTATCAGGGATTTTAAAATATGGAATCATTGGTGGAGTTATTGCAGGAATATTGATAACACTTGTTTCTGTAATGTTTCTACCTATGCTGCCTAGCGATTTTATAGCATTAGGAGATAAATTTAAGCCAACTCTGGTAATGCGGTTTTTTTATGGAGGTTTAACAGAAGAGATTTTAATTAGGTTTGGAGTTATGACACTAATTATTTGGCTAATTTTTAAACTATTTGGTAAGTTAAACTCGGTTGTTTATTGGTTAGGTATTTTGGTTTCAGCAATAATTTTCGGGCTTGGCCATTTGCCTGTTGTTTTTACTTTTGTTGATGCTCCTAATGCAGAATTAATAGTCTACATTATTTTTGGAAATGCAATAGGTGGTATTGTTTTTGGCTGGCTTTACTGGAAAAAAGGATTAGAAGCAGCAATGGTAGCCCATATCTTTGCGCATATAATTATGTTGGCAGGAGAAAATATGTTTAATATATAA
- a CDS encoding right-handed parallel beta-helix repeat-containing protein, whose amino-acid sequence MKNRIITFNKKVTLLICFISLFASTKAFTQEEIYVDNQLSAPCLGTYSISNRDCTGSDGDAYNTLAGAAAVASAGDTILIREGVFTTQLKPINSGTAINRIVYKNYGNEEVMITGASLSPAVYIYEVDYITIEGLNIENVRRWLNALGSNNIILKNNTFKDALDSGGSSKTGLFFQDSNYNRITNNIIDNSTQDNIGLIQSNYNLIDNNTITRAEHVLWTIKCSNYNVIRENYFHNELQKIGEVYDCDNVGHGDSPYNKITSLNDTKHNVIEHNVFAFTTSPVNASPYSGIQYAGQNGIIRNNVFYDCQGPPISLTLYSGEATFNYGNRVYNNDFYNNEFGAIDISGSTSYTFNDQEIKNNILFKNKFIQRDSRWSWYTELNDKPVQIFTGRTTDVILDNNNIFNSEIDELYTIAYGSRNSSSNPDSKSLTWWGTNYLELFLNSLQVNPGFVDVSTYNFNLSEGSPMIDAGGFLTETSSSGSGKTMSVVDTSYFVDDFGIDDFTGDTIQLEGQNERAVITSINYDTNTLTLDVALTWSSGQKLSRSYSGTAPDIGAFEYDNGSSLSLELEYDDSNFKMYPNPTTSIVTVELSTLGSDNITNLSILNVLGSTLYNSSIDHKKVVEFDMKDLPNGVYLLKINTESKAMIKRIVKN is encoded by the coding sequence ATGAAAAATAGAATTATCACTTTCAATAAGAAGGTTACATTATTAATATGTTTTATCTCCTTATTCGCCAGTACAAAGGCATTTACTCAAGAAGAAATTTATGTAGACAATCAATTAAGTGCACCTTGTTTAGGTACATATTCCATTAGTAATAGAGATTGTACAGGTAGTGATGGTGATGCTTATAATACATTAGCAGGTGCTGCTGCAGTTGCCTCTGCTGGGGATACTATTCTTATAAGGGAAGGTGTTTTTACAACTCAATTAAAACCTATAAATTCTGGTACAGCCATAAATAGAATAGTTTATAAAAACTATGGTAACGAAGAAGTTATGATTACTGGAGCTTCACTTTCACCAGCTGTTTATATTTATGAAGTAGATTATATTACAATAGAAGGCTTAAATATTGAAAATGTAAGACGGTGGTTAAATGCCTTGGGATCCAACAATATTATATTAAAAAATAATACATTTAAAGATGCATTAGATTCTGGCGGTAGTTCTAAAACGGGGTTGTTTTTTCAAGACTCAAATTATAATAGAATTACAAATAATATCATAGATAATTCGACTCAAGATAATATTGGTTTAATTCAATCTAATTATAATTTAATTGATAACAATACAATTACTAGAGCCGAACACGTTTTGTGGACAATAAAATGTAGTAACTATAATGTAATTCGTGAAAATTATTTTCATAATGAGCTACAAAAAATAGGGGAAGTTTACGATTGCGATAATGTTGGACATGGTGATTCTCCATACAATAAAATTACTTCGCTTAACGATACAAAGCATAATGTAATAGAGCATAACGTTTTTGCATTTACAACTTCTCCAGTTAATGCATCTCCTTATTCAGGCATTCAATACGCGGGGCAAAATGGTATTATTAGAAATAATGTGTTTTATGATTGTCAAGGACCTCCAATATCGTTAACCTTATACTCCGGTGAGGCTACTTTTAATTATGGAAATAGAGTTTATAACAACGATTTTTATAACAATGAGTTTGGAGCAATAGACATATCGGGATCAACATCTTACACATTCAATGATCAGGAAATAAAAAATAATATTCTTTTTAAGAATAAATTTATTCAGAGAGATTCACGTTGGTCGTGGTATACAGAACTTAATGATAAACCGGTTCAGATTTTTACAGGTAGAACAACAGATGTAATATTAGATAATAATAATATATTTAATTCTGAAATAGACGAATTGTATACTATTGCTTATGGTAGCCGTAATTCTTCGTCTAACCCTGACTCTAAATCGCTAACTTGGTGGGGAACTAATTACCTTGAATTATTTTTGAACAGCCTTCAGGTCAATCCTGGTTTTGTAGATGTATCGACTTATAATTTTAATTTATCAGAAGGAAGCCCTATGATTGATGCAGGTGGTTTTCTTACCGAAACTTCATCATCAGGAAGTGGCAAAACAATGTCAGTGGTAGATACTTCTTATTTTGTTGATGATTTTGGTATCGATGATTTTACTGGAGATACAATACAATTAGAGGGGCAAAATGAAAGGGCTGTTATTACTAGCATAAATTACGATACTAACACGCTCACTTTAGATGTTGCGTTAACTTGGAGTTCTGGTCAAAAATTAAGTAGATCGTATAGCGGAACCGCACCTGATATTGGCGCATTTGAGTACGATAACGGAAGTTCTTTAAGTTTAGAATTAGAATATGATGATTCAAATTTTAAAATGTATCCTAATCCAACAACTTCTATAGTTACAGTAGAATTAAGTACTCTTGGAAGTGATAATATCACCAATTTATCTATCCTTAATGTATTAGGTTCTACTCTTTATAATAGTTCTATAGATCATAAAAAAGTTGTTGAGTTTGATATGAAGGATTTACCCAATGGAGTTTATTTATTAAAAATTAATACAGAAAGTAAAGCGATGATAAAAAGAATTGTAAAAAACTAA
- a CDS encoding trimeric intracellular cation channel family protein: protein MFYIDILGIVAFSISGVLIALEKKMDIFGILIIAFVTAVGGGTLRDLLIGHTPVSWMQNITISYVILGSTIAAVLFRSKINYLRTSLFLFDTIGISIYTMAGVEQGIEAELHPLICIALGTITASFGGVIRDILCNEIPVIFRKEIYATACIMGGATYFILKEFPIQENWIFIISGAVVILIRLLAVKFKISLPRLYKEEFEH, encoded by the coding sequence ATGTTTTACATCGATATTTTAGGTATTGTTGCTTTCTCTATTTCGGGTGTTTTAATTGCCTTAGAAAAAAAGATGGATATTTTTGGCATCTTAATCATTGCCTTTGTAACTGCTGTTGGTGGTGGAACATTACGGGATTTACTTATTGGCCACACACCAGTAAGCTGGATGCAAAACATCACAATTTCTTACGTTATTTTAGGCTCTACTATTGCCGCAGTACTTTTTAGAAGTAAAATTAATTATCTACGTACCTCTCTGTTTTTATTCGATACCATTGGTATAAGCATATATACTATGGCAGGTGTTGAGCAAGGTATTGAAGCTGAGTTACACCCTTTAATTTGTATTGCTTTAGGAACAATAACAGCTAGCTTTGGAGGTGTAATTCGTGATATATTATGTAATGAAATTCCTGTAATTTTTCGAAAAGAAATTTATGCTACAGCTTGCATTATGGGTGGTGCCACTTATTTTATTTTAAAAGAATTTCCTATTCAAGAAAACTGGATTTTTATAATTTCTGGTGCTGTGGTAATTCTAATACGCTTACTTGCTGTTAAATTTAAAATCTCTTTACCTAGACTTTATAAGGAAGAATTTGAACATTAA
- a CDS encoding RDD family protein yields the protein MVELQINTTQNVNINFTAASVGERILAYGIDWIIKIAYIIVVYQLLFNLFNIPALIQDMDNWSQGAIYVTCYFPVIFYTLIFETLLDGQTLGKRILKIKVVKIDGYQASLADFLIRWLFRIIDLNMLSGVVALISIITSSKNQRLGDITAGTSVITLKNNVNISHTILENLQDNYRPTYPNVIKLSDNDARIIKETFTTAKASLDYPTLIKLREKLIEVVEIKEVKQKTDMEFIDVIMKDYNYYTQNM from the coding sequence ATGGTAGAGTTACAAATAAATACTACACAAAATGTTAATATAAATTTTACAGCGGCGAGTGTTGGAGAACGTATTTTAGCATATGGCATAGATTGGATTATAAAAATAGCCTACATTATTGTTGTTTACCAGCTGCTTTTCAACCTGTTTAACATTCCTGCTTTAATTCAGGATATGGATAATTGGTCTCAAGGCGCTATATACGTCACCTGCTATTTTCCCGTTATTTTTTACACCTTAATTTTTGAAACTCTTTTGGATGGACAAACCTTAGGTAAACGTATTTTAAAAATTAAAGTGGTGAAAATAGATGGTTACCAAGCCTCTTTAGCCGATTTTTTGATACGTTGGCTTTTTCGTATTATAGATTTAAATATGCTTAGCGGTGTGGTTGCATTAATCTCTATTATTACCAGTAGTAAAAACCAAAGACTAGGTGATATTACAGCCGGAACATCGGTAATTACGTTAAAAAACAATGTAAACATTAGCCATACCATACTAGAAAATCTGCAAGATAATTATAGGCCGACTTACCCGAATGTGATAAAATTATCGGATAATGATGCTCGAATTATAAAAGAAACATTTACCACTGCAAAAGCATCACTAGATTATCCAACTTTAATAAAACTGCGCGAAAAGCTTATAGAAGTTGTTGAAATCAAAGAAGTCAAACAAAAAACTGACATGGAGTTTATTGATGTTATTATGAAAGACTACAACTATTACACTCAAAATATGTAA
- a CDS encoding stage II sporulation protein M, producing the protein MREVAFIKQNKEKWLDFEKAIFGKTLKNPDELASLYIHLVNDLSYAQTYYPKSKTILYLNNLAAKAFQKIYKTKREDSNRFIQFWKIEVPLIVYQSRRYVLYAFAIFLTFVAIGVLSAAFDDSFVRLILGDHYVNMTLENIEKGDPVAVYKSGSNWGSFIGITLNNLYVGIKSFIFGVFGGLGTGYVLLQNGIMLGAFQFMFQKHGVLWESVRGIWIHGAMEIFAIVIEGAAGLLLGASILFPKTYSRVTSFKRGMKDGVKILISTFPFTIAAGFLEGFVTRYSNIMPNWLSVGIILITLGIISFYYLVYPFMVNKKLKKSYGII; encoded by the coding sequence ATGAGAGAAGTTGCATTTATTAAACAAAACAAAGAGAAATGGCTAGATTTTGAAAAAGCCATTTTTGGAAAAACTTTAAAAAATCCAGACGAGCTGGCTTCTCTTTATATTCATTTGGTAAACGATCTATCTTACGCTCAAACCTATTATCCCAAAAGTAAAACAATTCTTTATTTAAACAACTTAGCAGCCAAAGCTTTTCAAAAAATTTATAAAACTAAGCGAGAAGATAGTAATAGATTTATACAATTTTGGAAAATAGAAGTGCCTTTAATTGTTTATCAAAGCAGGCGGTATGTACTTTATGCATTCGCTATTTTCTTAACATTTGTTGCCATTGGTGTTTTGTCGGCTGCTTTCGATGATTCGTTTGTGCGTCTTATTTTGGGTGATCATTATGTAAACATGACTTTGGAGAATATCGAAAAAGGAGATCCGGTGGCTGTTTACAAAAGCGGTAGTAACTGGGGGAGTTTTATAGGTATTACGCTCAATAACTTATACGTGGGTATCAAGTCTTTTATATTTGGGGTTTTTGGCGGACTCGGAACAGGTTATGTTTTGCTACAAAACGGTATTATGCTTGGCGCTTTTCAATTTATGTTTCAAAAACATGGTGTGCTTTGGGAAAGTGTCCGTGGTATATGGATTCATGGCGCTATGGAAATTTTTGCTATTGTTATCGAAGGTGCGGCAGGTTTACTTTTGGGAGCAAGTATTTTGTTTCCTAAAACTTATTCTAGAGTTACAAGCTTTAAAAGAGGCATGAAAGATGGTGTTAAAATATTAATTAGTACGTTTCCGTTTACTATTGCGGCTGGTTTTTTAGAAGGTTTTGTAACTCGATATTCTAACATTATGCCCAATTGGTTATCGGTTGGTATCATTTTAATAACGCTAGGTATTATTTCATTTTACTATTTAGTTTACCCATTTATGGTAAATAAAAAACTTAAAAAATCATATGGAATTATATAA
- a CDS encoding DUF4129 domain-containing protein — protein sequence MNRKQTLHIAFLVFGLFFYSEAISAKSITTLEVVLVEQDSLQIDTTWGEKRHFENLKEIYTGEEFVYDRTVESSGWWTRFKQWLNELFIEFFQVQDKGQSFAFADIALRIGAVLVILLVIFFIFKAVMNSEGKWVFGKGSDKSIIPVSDIEANIHAVDFKTLIASAEAEHNYRLAIRYYYLWLLKGLTTAEIIEYDVEKTNSDYQNEIVSQDLKKGFSYTSYLYNYIWYGEFDVNEHEFNKAKEAFIQFLKSIKA from the coding sequence GTGAATAGAAAACAAACTTTACATATCGCTTTTTTAGTTTTCGGATTATTTTTTTATTCTGAAGCTATTTCGGCTAAAAGCATCACAACTTTAGAGGTGGTTTTGGTTGAGCAGGATAGTTTACAAATAGATACGACTTGGGGTGAAAAACGACATTTCGAAAATTTAAAAGAAATCTATACTGGTGAAGAATTTGTTTACGATAGAACCGTTGAGAGTTCTGGTTGGTGGACACGATTTAAGCAATGGTTAAACGAACTTTTTATAGAATTCTTTCAAGTTCAAGATAAAGGGCAATCTTTTGCATTTGCAGATATAGCTCTTAGAATAGGAGCCGTTCTTGTTATTCTATTAGTCATCTTCTTTATTTTTAAAGCTGTAATGAATAGCGAAGGCAAATGGGTTTTTGGCAAAGGATCGGATAAAAGTATTATTCCTGTTAGTGATATAGAAGCTAATATTCATGCTGTAGATTTTAAAACACTTATCGCTTCCGCGGAAGCAGAACACAATTATAGATTGGCTATTCGGTATTATTATTTATGGCTTTTAAAAGGATTAACTACGGCCGAAATTATTGAATACGACGTTGAAAAAACAAATAGTGATTATCAAAACGAAATTGTTTCGCAGGATTTAAAAAAGGGTTTTTCATACACATCTTATTTGTACAACTACATATGGTATGGCGAATTTGATGTTAACGAGCATGAGTTTAATAAAGCGAAAGAAGCTTTTATTCAATTTCTAAAATCGATAAAAGCATGA
- a CDS encoding DUF4350 domain-containing protein, whose protein sequence is MNKTIKIYIVLLVFLFAGAAAIEFTREEPIDWNRSFDETDKIPYGTFIFYEELKNLFPESDIKTIKTTPYEYFDALYNFEDSLYDTSGTYMAVNNFSGLDDVSSQELLDFAAHGNDVFIASHFPSKNIQDSLGVDIKSDYNFKGKALLSFANPNFKTDSITVEKGLGNYYFTKLDSVSTTVLGYQKFDSIQNINFVKIEYGAGNFYLHLQPVVFTNYHLLKKNNKKYAEVALSYVENDTIHFDSVNKIGQDLGSSPLRFILKTPALRWAWYLALFTMVCFMIFNAKRRQRIVKIIKPNENTTVAFTKTIGNLYYETKEHDTIIDKKITYFLEFLRREYFLDTQILDEKFIKNLSLKSNKKEDTIKRLINLILQLKAKRHLEEADLLRLNKAIEAFYNK, encoded by the coding sequence ATGAACAAAACAATAAAAATATATATCGTTTTGCTCGTCTTTTTATTTGCTGGAGCCGCCGCTATAGAGTTTACTAGAGAGGAACCTATAGACTGGAATAGAAGCTTTGACGAGACAGATAAAATTCCATATGGTACTTTTATTTTCTACGAAGAACTTAAAAATCTATTTCCGGAAAGTGATATAAAAACAATTAAAACAACACCCTACGAATATTTTGATGCGCTTTACAATTTTGAAGATAGTCTTTACGATACGAGCGGAACGTATATGGCGGTTAATAATTTTTCTGGTTTAGACGATGTGTCTTCACAAGAACTATTAGACTTTGCAGCGCATGGAAACGATGTGTTTATAGCGTCTCATTTTCCTTCTAAAAACATTCAAGATTCTTTAGGAGTCGATATTAAAAGTGATTATAATTTTAAAGGAAAAGCGCTTTTAAGTTTTGCTAACCCAAACTTTAAAACCGATTCTATAACCGTTGAAAAAGGTTTAGGGAATTATTATTTCACGAAATTAGATTCAGTATCAACAACTGTTTTAGGCTATCAAAAATTCGATTCTATCCAAAATATTAATTTTGTAAAAATAGAATATGGAGCAGGGAATTTCTATTTACATCTGCAACCTGTTGTGTTTACTAATTATCATTTACTTAAAAAGAACAATAAAAAATATGCCGAAGTAGCTTTGTCTTATGTAGAAAACGATACCATTCATTTCGATTCGGTTAATAAAATAGGGCAAGATTTAGGCAGTTCACCGTTAAGATTTATTTTAAAAACACCGGCCTTGCGTTGGGCTTGGTATTTGGCTTTGTTTACAATGGTTTGCTTCATGATTTTTAATGCAAAACGCAGACAACGTATCGTAAAAATTATAAAACCTAATGAGAATACAACCGTGGCATTCACTAAAACCATTGGTAATTTGTATTACGAAACCAAGGAACACGATACTATTATTGATAAAAAAATCACTTATTTTTTAGAGTTCTTAAGACGAGAATACTTTTTAGATACGCAGATTTTAGATGAAAAATTCATTAAAAATTTAAGTCTTAAATCAAATAAAAAAGAAGATACTATAAAACGATTAATTAATTTAATTTTACAATTGAAAGCCAAACGACATCTAGAAGAGGCCGATTTGTTAAGGTTAAACAAAGCTATTGAGGCTTTTTATAATAAATAA